A region from the Ctenopharyngodon idella isolate HZGC_01 chromosome 13, HZGC01, whole genome shotgun sequence genome encodes:
- the sema4ga gene encoding semaphorin-4G codes for MMTHSAWLLFLLLLCIVSTLWGYPFRPPLDLDVTPRTTVFSNGLLGCRRFRGLTLNYSLLLLEEEAGVLYVGARGALYALQASDISSSSPQTIDWEASDDQKQQCLNKGKDNKTECYNYIRFLQRFNSTHLYTCGTHAFSPLCAYIDAREFKISSAFEEGREKCPYDPTKGYTGLLIDQQMYTASQYEFRSFPDIRRNSPNPTLKTEEAPTQWLQEADFVGSALVKESVNSSVGDDDKIYFFFTEKSQELSPYFSHSRVARVARVCKRDRGGLLTLQKKWTSFLKARLACSLPDYEFHFNVLRSVFFLEGSSSQDSVFYGIFGLEWKNVKASAICQYSISDIQWAFEGPYMESKEDSISKWTEYTGKVPEPRPGSCITDQLRARGINSSTNLPDDVLHFVRRHPLMYRQILPQGQRPLLFRRNVDYTKIVVHRVTGLDGQMYHVLFIGTDEGWLQRAVKVNGQLHIIEELQLFEEPQPVDSIVISEKQMSVYVGSASSVVQLPLSTCSRYSSCFDCVMARDPFCAWDGLECVDITSHNSRANLTQDILNGNKGCEETIADDQVLHRSRSVMAGDDVLLQCELSSNLATPEWTVNGKKLQGYGLDSGYRVGTDGLLVIEARSYQSGHYCCFALENGVHVPVVIYSLTVRQELPAPPPVEPTQPRLTTAIYWTFQTSQSDSPEDFHPTPMSPRFEFLSVRNMEAMYLSLITILGGLCFVLTVVLLYVGFCLQGRRGKYSLRAERKRGAHMELKTISSHCNGKADAHDGLLQIVPGEAATSPNKELPPAPPLPPPPDSEYVNGLSATLPSVLRKMNGNSYVLLRQTDGDTTSPLYYSFTEELNRILEKRKHTQLCSKPDESSV; via the exons ATGATGACCCATAGTGCATGGCTGCTGTTCCTGCTGTTGCTGTGTATTGTGTCCACTCTGTGGGGTTACCCCTTCAGACCCCCGCTAGACCTGGATGTGACCCCCAGAACTACGGTCTTCTCCAACG GGCTGTTGGGCTGCAGGCGCTTCAGAGGCTTGACTCTGAACTACAGTTTATTGCTTCTGGAGGAGGAGGCAGGCGTGCTGTACGTGGGAGCTAGAGGGGCTTTATATGCCCTGCAGGCTAGTGACATCTCCAGCAGCTCTCCGCAGACC ATTGACTGGGAGGCATCAGACGATCAGAAGCAACAATGCTTGAACAAAGGGAAAGATAACAAG ACGGAGTGTTACAACTACATACGATTCCTGCAGAGGTTCAACAGCACACACTTGTACACTTGTGGTACACATGCTTTCAGCCCTCTATGTGCATACATT GATGCGAGGGAGTTTAAAATCTCATCAGCCTTCGAAGAGGGTCGAGAGAAATGTCCATATGACCCTACCAAAGGCTACACTGGCCTGCTAATTG ATCAGCAGATGTACACAGCATCTCAGTATGAGTTCCGGAGCTTTCCAGATATCCGACGCAACTCTCCGAATCCCACATTAAAAACAGAAGAGGCTCCAACTCAATGGCTACAGG AAGCTGATTTTGTGGGCTCAGCGCTGGTGAAGGAGAGCGTGAACAGCTCAGTGGGAGACGACGATAAGATTTACTTCTTCTTCACCGAGAAGAGCCAAGAGCTCAGTCCATACTTCAGTCACAGCAGAGTAGCACGGGTCGCACGTGTGTGTAAG AGAGACAGAGGAGGTCTTCTCACGCTACAGAAGAAGTGGACCTCCTTCCTGAAGGCACGTCTGGCGTGTTCTTTACCGGACTATGAATTTCACTTCAACGTGTTGCGGAGTGTGTTTTTTCTGGAGGGCTCCAGCTCTCAGGACTCTGTTTTCTACGGCATCTTTGGCCTGGAATG gaaaaatgTAAAAGCATCTGCTATCTGCCAGTACTCCATTTCGGATATCCAATGGGCCTTTGAGGGGCCTTACATGGAGAGCAAAGAAGACTCCATCTCCAAATGGACAGAGTACACAGGGAAGGTGCCAGAACCTCGACCCGGCTCG TGCATCACAGATCAACTTAGAGCAAGAGGCATCAACTCATCCACCAACCTGCCAGATGACGTACTTCATTTTGTCCGTCGCCATCCGCTCATGTACAGGCAGATCCTTCCTCAAGGACAACGCCCCCTGCTGTTTAGGAGGAATGTGGACTACACTAAAATTGTCGTACACAGAGTGACTGGTCTAGATGGTCAGATGTACCACGTACTCTTCATTGGGACAG ATGAAGGTTGGCTACAGCGGGCTGTAAAGGTTAATGGTCAGCTGCACATCATTGAGGAGCTGCAGCTGTTTGAGGAGCCCCAGCCAGTGGACAGTATAGTCATCTCTGAGAAACAG ATGAGTGTGTATGTGGGCTCGGCCAGCTCAGTGGTGCAATTGCCCTTGTCCACATGCAGCAGATACTCCTCGTGCTTCGACTGCGTGATGGCACGTGATCCCTTCTGTGCCTGGGATGGACTGGAGTGTGTGGACATTACATCACACAACAGCAG AGCTAATCTGACACAGGATATTCTGAATGGAAACAAGGGCTGTGAGGAAACCATAGCAGATG ATCAAGTGTTACACCGCTCACGCTCTGTGATGGCGGGCGATGACGTGCTGCTTCAGTGTGAGCTCAGCTCCAATCTGGCAACCCCCGAGTGGACAGTGAATGGAAAGAAACTGCAGGGTTACGGACTGGACTCTGGCTACCGCGTCGGCACTGATGGTCTCCTAGTCATCGAAGCACGGTCTTATCAGAGTGGCCACTACTGCTGTTTCGCCCTGGAAAATGGTGTCCATGTTCCTGTGGTGATCTACAGCTTGACAGTTCGCCAGGAGCTTCCTGCACCTCCTCCTGTGGAGCCAACGCAGCCACGCTTGACCACAGCAATCTACTGGACCTTTCAGACTTCCCAAAGTGACTCCCCGGAGGACTTCCATCCAACCCCAATGTCTCCTCGCTTCGAGTTCCTGTCCGTGAGGAACATGGAGGCCATGTACCTATCGCTAATCACAATCCTAGGAGGCCTTTGTTTTGTTCTAACAGTCGTCCTTCTTTACGTGGGATTCTGTTTGCAAGGGCGAAGAGGTAAATACTCTTTGCGGGCCGAAAGGAAGCGAGGTGCCCACATGGAGCTCAAGACCATCTCCAGCCACTGCAACGGGAAAGCCGACGCTCATGATGGCCTGCTGCAGATTGTTCCCGGAGAAGCAGCAACATCACCCAACAAAGAGCTTCCTCCTGCTCCACCTCTCCCACCGCCTCCAGATTCAGAGTACGTCAACGGACTCTCTGCCACCTTACCAAGCGTCTTACGCAAGATGAATGGCAACAGCTACGTGTTActgagacagacagatggagatACCACGTCTCCGCTCTATTACTCCTTCACGGAGGAGCTCAACAGGATCCTAGAGAAGAGGAAGCACACACAACTGTGTAGTAAACCTGATGAGAGCTCGGTGTGA